One Capsicum annuum cultivar UCD-10X-F1 chromosome 2, UCD10Xv1.1, whole genome shotgun sequence genomic window carries:
- the LOC107860807 gene encoding sialyltransferase-like protein 1 isoform X2, with product MTRGRKAGGVVRLVSVAVVLSIILVAIQSSFFHPTTGPVNLSTEEIRILSHFQSNLEQCANRGLGLTAHIIDHCNLILKFPQGTNSTWYNEQFKIFEPLEYKYDVCEAILLWEQYRNMTTVLTREYLDSRPDGWFDYAAKRIAQLGADKCYNQTLCEEHLNLILPAKPPFHPRQFRRCAVVGNSGDLLKTQFGEEIDNHDAIIRDNEAPVNEKYAKHVGLKRDFRLVVRGAARNMIKILNGSDNEVLIIKSVIHRDFNAMIKKIRNPVYLFQGIVLRRGAKGTGMKSIELALSMCDIVDIYGFTVDPGYTEWTRYFSTPRKGHNPLQGRAYYQLLECLGVIRIHSPMRAKRKQDWSDVPSREMINNAHRAALLLKKKQAGQEGGLGQFVNCKVWGKSGPYGTGPVSGSTDMTDTRKYSNYNRWEVMPFESLREEARKHYIQMEGVSLYKMDGNKLDDLVCVKHPPKS from the exons ATGACGCGAGGGAGGAAAGCAGGTGGCGTTGTTCGTCTAGTGAGTGTTGCTGTTGTCTTGTCAATTATCCTTGTCGCCATCCAGTCCTCTTTCTTCCACCCTACTACTg gtccCGTAAATCTCAGCACAGAGGAAATTCGGATCTTGTCCCACTTCCAGTCTAACCTTGAGCAATGC GCTAACCGAGGCCTCGGATTGACCGCTCATATAATTGATCATTGCAATCTCATTCTCAAGTTTCCCCAAGGAACTAACAGTACTTGG TATAATGAGCAGTTTAAGATCTTTGAACCATTGGAGTACAAGTATGACGTCTGCGAAGCTATACTTCTGTGGGAGCAG TATCGTAACATGACTACAGTTTTGACAAGAGAATATTTGGATTCTCGCCCTGATGGATGGTTTGACTATGCAGCTAAAAGGATTGCACAGCT AGGAGCAGACAAATGTTACAATCAAACTCTCTGCGAAGAACATCTCAATCTAATTTTACCAGCTAAGCCTCCTTTTCACCCTCGACAATTCAGAAGATGTGCAGTCGTTGGAAATTCTGGAGACCTCTTGAAGACGCAGTTTGGAGAGGAAATTGACAATCATGATGCCATTATACGAGACAATGAGGCCCCTGTTAATGAG AAATACGCCAAGCATGTCGGCCTGAAGAGAGATTTTCGCTTAGTTGTGCGAGGTGCTGCCAGAAACATGATTAAAATTCTCAACGGTTCTG ACAATGAGGTGCTTATAATTAAAAGTGTCATCCATAGAGACTTCAATGCAATGATAAAG AAAATCCGGAATCCAGTCTATCTGTTCCAAGGTATCGTATTACGCAGAGGGGCCAAAGGAACTGGGATGAAATCAATAGAACTAGCACTATCCATGTGCGACATTGTTGACATTTATGGTTTCACTGTCGATCCTGGTTACACAGAATG GACTCGATACTTTTCTACACCAAGGAAAGGACACAACCCACTACAAGGGAGGGCATATTACCAACTCTTAGAATGCCTTGGA GTCATACGAATCCATTCTCCTATGCGAGCAAAGAGAAAGCAAGACTGGTCGGATGTGCCTAGTCGAGAAATGATAAACAACGCTCACAGAGCTGCATTGCTTCTGAAAAAGAAGCAAGCCGGGCAAGAGGGAGGATTGGGACAATTTGTTAACTGTAAAGTATGGGGCAAATCAGGTCCCTATGGCACTGGGCCGGTATCTGGTTCCACAGATATGACGGATACCAGGAAGTATTCCAATTACAATCGATGGGAAGTCATGCCTTTTGAGAGCTTGAGGGAGGAAGCTCGGAAGCACTATATTCAGATGGAAGGCGTGTCTTTGTACAAGATGGATGGCAATAAGCTGGATGATCTAGTCTGCGTGAAACATCCCCCGAAATCTTAG
- the LOC107860808 gene encoding rRNA-processing protein CGR1 has product MMRYREAAELTCAMACTVDFRCLDEGFGGKTYKRKRAEKELNVPTEEEGDGMAMEVEVSKRQAVPSSADPNKPVLGRPTYDGVIAGRVSGRNWKQPRKHRSSASKVSVKGKSLEQRMKEKEMKKAYRERMNELKEEIRQNKVNKRKHKEERDKKKQENILKSGTKVQKITNPKTLKKIAKSKQRKLLKVVSDQTKTIN; this is encoded by the coding sequence ATGATGAGATACAGAGAAGCAGCAGAGCTTACATGCGCAATGGCGTGTACTGTGGATTTTCGATGCCTGGATGAAGGATTCGGTGGGAAAACCTACAAACGAAAGAGAGCTGAGAAAGAGCTAAATGTACCAACAGAAGAAGAAGGTGACGGAATGGCCATGGAAGTAGAAGTATCTAAGAGACAGGCGGTTCCATCTTCGGCGGATCCAAACAAGCCCGTGCTTGGAAGGCCCACCTACGACGGGGTGATCGCAGGGAGAGTATCTGGGAGAAATTGGAAACAGCCGAGGAAACACAGGTCATCGGCATCGAAGGTGAGCGTTAAGGGCAAGTCGTTGGAGCAGAGGATGAAAgaaaaggagatgaagaaggcTTACAGGGAGAGGATGAATGAGCTAAAGGAAGAGATAAGACAGAACAAGGTGAACAAGAGGAAACACAAGGAGGAAAGAGACAAGAAGAAGCAGGAAAACATTCTCAAGTCAGGGACCAAGGTTCAGAAGATCACCAATCCAAAGACGCTCAAAAAGATTGCTAAATCTAAGCAGAGGAAGCTCCTCAAGGTTGTTTCTGACCAAACCAAAACAATTAACTAG
- the LOC107860811 gene encoding mitochondrial phosphate carrier protein 3, mitochondrial, with protein MENSPRQSLLPSFLYSPSSSSSFFTNSKTLSAAAPETTNVLPSSNKSFLVPAPNEPGKIEMYSPQFYAACTFGGILSCGLTHMAVTPLDLVKCNMQIDPAKYKSISSGFGVLLKEQGARGFFRGWVPTLLGYSAQGACKFGFYEFFKKYYSDLAGAENAAKYKTLIYLAGSASAEVIADVALCPFEAVKVRVQTQPGFARGLSDGLPKFVRSEGPLGLYKGLVPLWGRQIPYTMMKFASFETIVELIYKHAVPKPKNECSKPMQLGISFAGGYIAGVFCAIVSHPADNLVSFLNNAKGATVGDAVQKMGVVGLFTRGLPLRIVMIGTLTGAQWGIYDAFKVFVGLPTTGGVAPAAPADSEVAKV; from the exons ATGGAGAACTCCCCCCGTCAGTCTCTTCTTCCAAGCTTTCTCTACtccccatcttcttcttcttcttttttcactaATAGCAAAACCCTTTCTGCTGCCGCTCCCGAAACCACCAATGTTTTGCCCTCTTCCAATAAGAGCTTCCTCGTTCCAGCACCTAACGAACCTGGAAAGATCGAGATGTACTCCCCTCAGTTCTATGCTGCCTGTACCTTTGGTGGTATCCTCAGCTGTGGTCTCACTCACATGGCCGTCACTCCTCTCGATCTCGTCAAATGTAACATGCAG ATCGACCCTGCAAAATACAAGAGCATATCATCTGGATTTGGGGTGCTTCTTAAGGAGCAAGGTGCCAGGGGATTCTTCAGGGGATGGGTTCCTACCCTTTTAGGTTACAGTGCTCAGGGTGCATGCAAGTTTGGATTCTATGAATTCTTCAAGAAGTACTACTCTGACCTTGCGGGAGCAGAAAATGCTGCAAAGTACAAGACTCTGATATACCTTGCTGGTTCTGCATCTGCTGAAGTGATTGCAGATGTTGCTCTTTGCCCATTTGAAGCTGTAAAGGTTCGTGTTCAGACACAGCCTGGTTTTGCTAGGGGATTGTCAGATGGATTGCCGAAATTTGTTAGATCCGAGGGCCCCTTGGG CCTATACAAAGGTTTGGTTCCACTCTGGGGGCGCCAGATTCCAT ATACAATGATGAAGTTTGCATCCTTTGAGACTATTGTGGAGTTGATCTACAAGCATGCAGTCCCAAAGCCTAAAAATGAGTGCAGCAAACCCATGCAACTTGGTATTAGCTTTGCTGGTGGTTATATTGCTGGTGTTTTCTGTGCTATCGTATCACATCCTGCTGACAATCTTGTCTCATTCCTCAACAATGCCAAGGGTGCAACTGTTGGTGAT GCTGTGCAGAAGATGGGAGTAGTGGGTCTCTTTACCCGTGGGCTACCTCTACGTATTGTTATGATTGGAACCCTTACTGGTGCTCAATGGGGAATCTATGATGCTTTCAAGGTTTTTGTTGGGCT GCCAACAACTGGTGGTGTTGCTCCTGCTGCACCTGCCGACTCTGAGGTTGCAAAGGTGTAG
- the LOC107860807 gene encoding sialyltransferase-like protein 1 isoform X1 — protein MTRGRKAGGVVRLVSVAVVLSIILVAIQSSFFHPTTGPVNLSTEEIRILSHFQSNLEQCVANRGLGLTAHIIDHCNLILKFPQGTNSTWYNEQFKIFEPLEYKYDVCEAILLWEQYRNMTTVLTREYLDSRPDGWFDYAAKRIAQLGADKCYNQTLCEEHLNLILPAKPPFHPRQFRRCAVVGNSGDLLKTQFGEEIDNHDAIIRDNEAPVNEKYAKHVGLKRDFRLVVRGAARNMIKILNGSDNEVLIIKSVIHRDFNAMIKKIRNPVYLFQGIVLRRGAKGTGMKSIELALSMCDIVDIYGFTVDPGYTEWTRYFSTPRKGHNPLQGRAYYQLLECLGVIRIHSPMRAKRKQDWSDVPSREMINNAHRAALLLKKKQAGQEGGLGQFVNCKVWGKSGPYGTGPVSGSTDMTDTRKYSNYNRWEVMPFESLREEARKHYIQMEGVSLYKMDGNKLDDLVCVKHPPKS, from the exons ATGACGCGAGGGAGGAAAGCAGGTGGCGTTGTTCGTCTAGTGAGTGTTGCTGTTGTCTTGTCAATTATCCTTGTCGCCATCCAGTCCTCTTTCTTCCACCCTACTACTg gtccCGTAAATCTCAGCACAGAGGAAATTCGGATCTTGTCCCACTTCCAGTCTAACCTTGAGCAATGCGTC GCTAACCGAGGCCTCGGATTGACCGCTCATATAATTGATCATTGCAATCTCATTCTCAAGTTTCCCCAAGGAACTAACAGTACTTGG TATAATGAGCAGTTTAAGATCTTTGAACCATTGGAGTACAAGTATGACGTCTGCGAAGCTATACTTCTGTGGGAGCAG TATCGTAACATGACTACAGTTTTGACAAGAGAATATTTGGATTCTCGCCCTGATGGATGGTTTGACTATGCAGCTAAAAGGATTGCACAGCT AGGAGCAGACAAATGTTACAATCAAACTCTCTGCGAAGAACATCTCAATCTAATTTTACCAGCTAAGCCTCCTTTTCACCCTCGACAATTCAGAAGATGTGCAGTCGTTGGAAATTCTGGAGACCTCTTGAAGACGCAGTTTGGAGAGGAAATTGACAATCATGATGCCATTATACGAGACAATGAGGCCCCTGTTAATGAG AAATACGCCAAGCATGTCGGCCTGAAGAGAGATTTTCGCTTAGTTGTGCGAGGTGCTGCCAGAAACATGATTAAAATTCTCAACGGTTCTG ACAATGAGGTGCTTATAATTAAAAGTGTCATCCATAGAGACTTCAATGCAATGATAAAG AAAATCCGGAATCCAGTCTATCTGTTCCAAGGTATCGTATTACGCAGAGGGGCCAAAGGAACTGGGATGAAATCAATAGAACTAGCACTATCCATGTGCGACATTGTTGACATTTATGGTTTCACTGTCGATCCTGGTTACACAGAATG GACTCGATACTTTTCTACACCAAGGAAAGGACACAACCCACTACAAGGGAGGGCATATTACCAACTCTTAGAATGCCTTGGA GTCATACGAATCCATTCTCCTATGCGAGCAAAGAGAAAGCAAGACTGGTCGGATGTGCCTAGTCGAGAAATGATAAACAACGCTCACAGAGCTGCATTGCTTCTGAAAAAGAAGCAAGCCGGGCAAGAGGGAGGATTGGGACAATTTGTTAACTGTAAAGTATGGGGCAAATCAGGTCCCTATGGCACTGGGCCGGTATCTGGTTCCACAGATATGACGGATACCAGGAAGTATTCCAATTACAATCGATGGGAAGTCATGCCTTTTGAGAGCTTGAGGGAGGAAGCTCGGAAGCACTATATTCAGATGGAAGGCGTGTCTTTGTACAAGATGGATGGCAATAAGCTGGATGATCTAGTCTGCGTGAAACATCCCCCGAAATCTTAG
- the LOC107860809 gene encoding pentatricopeptide repeat-containing protein At3g26782, mitochondrial: MKKTNLGSVCRHISTNANVATFFNRYLDKSDVFSWNSIIADLARSGDSVEALRAFSSMRKLSLKPNRSTFPCTVKSCSSLSDLISGKQTHQQALVFGYETDLFVSSALIDMYSKCDQLADARKLFDQIPQKNVVSWTSMIIGYVQNDLPHQAILLFKELLAGQAEELVFLDSVAMVSVLSACSRVSGKTLTQGLHGFVTKRGFDEDMGVANTLIDAYAKCGEVDFSRKIFNVMPQKDIISWNSMIAVYAQHGLSDQAMETFRSLAWDREVDYNAVTLSAVLLACAHSGALQSGKCIHDQVLKMNLEDNVYVGTSMIDMYCKCGRLRMARNAFNRMKEKNVKSWSALIAGYGMHGRAREALQVFYEMVSAGVKPNYITFVSVLAACSHAGLLDEGWYWFKAMEPRFCIQPGVEHYACMVDLLGRAGFLAKAYYLLKEMKVKPDFVIWGSLLAACRMHKNVELGEISASHLFELDPTNCGYYVLLSNIYADAGRWEDVEKMRILMQNRGLSKPPGFSLLELKGRVHVFLVGDREHPQHEKIYAYLEELSIKLQIAGYVPNTTSDLHDVEDEEKGLALRVHSEKLAVAFGVMNSVPGSTIQVIKNLRICKDCHTTIKLIAKIVNREIVVRDAKRFHHFKDGLCSCGDYW, encoded by the exons atgaagaAGACAAATTTGGGTTCAGTGTGTCGCCACATTTCTACAAATGCCAATGTCGCCACGTTCTTCAATAGGTACTTGGACAAATCGGATGTGTTCTCATGGAACTCAATCATTGCTGACTTGGCTCGGAGCGGTGACTCCGTCGAAGCCCTTCGAGCTTTCTCTTCCATGCGAAAGCTCTCTCTCAAACCCAACCGTTCCACCTTCCCCTGCACCGTTAAATCCTGCTCCTCCCTTTCCGATCTCATTTCCGGCAAGCAGACCCACCAACAAGCTCTCGTCTTTGGTTATGAAACCGACCTTTTTGTATCCTCCGCCCTCATTGATATGTACTCCAAGTGTGACCAACTTGCTGATGCAAGAAAGCTGTTTGATCAAATTCCTCAAAAGAATGTTGTCTCATGGACCTCCATGATAATTGGCTACGTCCAAAATGACCTCCCCCATCAAGCAATCTTGCTTTTTAAAGAGCTCTTGGCAGGTCAAGCAGAAGAACTAGTTTTTCTCGACTCAGTTGCCATGGTCTCTGTGCTCTCCGCTTGTTCTCGTGTTTCAGGGAAGACCCTTACCCAAGGGCTCCATGGCTTTGTCACGAAAAGGGGATTCGATGAAGACATGGGAGTTGCGAATACTTTGATTGATGCCTATGCTAAATGTGGTGAGGTTGATTTCTCTAGGAAGATATTCAACGTGATGCCTCAGAAGGACATCATTTCATGGAATTCTATGATTGCAGTTTATGCCCAGCACGGACTTTCAGATCAGGCAATGGAAACTTTTCGTTCCCTGGCATGGGATAGAGAGGTTGACTACAACGCTGTCACCTTGTCAGCTGTGCTGTTGGCTTGTGCACATTCAGGAGCTCTTCAGTCTGGCAAGTGCATACATGATCAG GTTCTAAAAATGAACCTAGAGGATAATGTATACGTGGGCACGTCCATGATTGACATGTACTGCAAATGTGGGAGATTAAGGATGGCAAGGAATGCCTTCAATAGGATGAAAGAAAAGAATGTGAAATCATGGTCTGCCTTGATTGCAGGTTATGGTATGCATGGGAGAGCCAGGGAAGCCCTTCAAGTGTTTTACGAGATGGTCTCGGCTGGGGTAAAACCAAATTACATTACTTTTGTCTCTGTCCTAGCAGCTTGTAGCCATGCTGGGTTGCTGGATGAAGGATGGTATTGGTTTAAGGCAATGGAGCCTAGATTTTGCATACAACCAGGAGTGGAGCATTATGCTTGTATGGTTGATCTTCTTGGACGTGCTGGTTTCCTTGCCAAGGCATATTATTTGCTAAAAGAAATGAAGGTGAAGCCTGATTTTGTCATTTGGGGTTCTCTTCTAGCTGCATGCAGGATGCACAAGAATGTCGAGCTTGGGGAGATTTCTGCCAGTCACTTGTTTGAGTTAGACCCAACAAACTGTGGGTATTATGTTTTGCTCTCAAACATATATGCTGATGCTGGAAGGTGGGAAGATGTAGAGAAGATGAGGATACTTATGCAGAATCGTGGATTAAGTAAACCTCCTGGGTTCAGCCTGCTTGAACTCAAAGGCAGGGTTCATGTATTTCTGGTTGGTGATAGAGAACACCCTCAACATGAGAAGATTTATGCTTATTTAGAAGAGTTGTCTATAAAGCTGCAGATAGCTGGCTATGTACCCAACACGACATCTGATCTTCATGATGTTGAGGACGAAGAGAAAGGACTGGCATTACGAGTTCATAGTGAGAAGCTTGCTGTGGCTTTTGGGGTTATGAATTCTGTCCCTGGTAGTACAATTCAAGTGATTAAGAATCTTCGGATATGCAAAGACTGTCATACAACAATTAAGCTAATTGCCAAGATTGTTAATAGGGAAATTGTAGTCAGAGATGCAAAGAGATTTCACCATTTTAAGGATGGGTTATGCTCGTGTGGGGACTATTGGTGA
- the LOC107860810 gene encoding uncharacterized protein LOC107860810 — protein sequence MGASQSVEVPSSEDDDDQEEEEGEDAEHEHGTPPEEDARSRLVVGDDTALLKKVLEQEPEMLPCHASASPLSPQLSSFGTPRLGPSIKVWDPYNVLAPPPSLPHFHRTFSSDSVDDDRTLTDLYLISNGECHMNLRPDLIAGRSPEAALTPNGKRQARALAVFLKSQGIRFNSVYTSPLDRARATALSVCQEINFSEERIQSSDALLEMSQGHWEGCHRSDIFTPETTSLMEKFQPDFSAPSGESLRQVEFRMVQFLNGTVMALPEKFRSDFSPPDHSENQGFSNRSSHALVNSVHDREGPPSFSSSHWDLHHRNRQGLSRKKSGKSRLQIVTNTGDHEADDEMSPREPINPNSIRDLNLQITTNVSQCIGIFTHSIPIKCLLTGLLGCGAIMSSKICIDDSSVTVLQHSWRMGWQIKRMNDTAHLRLL from the exons ATGGGCGCTTCTCAGTCCGTAGAGGTACCTTCTTCTGAAGATGATGATGACCAAGAAGAGGAAGAAGGAGAAGATGCGGAGCACGAACACGGCACCCCACCAGAAGAAGATGCGAGAAGCCGATTAGTTGTTGGTGACGACACTGCTCTGCTCAAGAAGGTTCTGGAACAAGAGCCCGAGATGTTGCCTTGCCACGCCTCTGCATCCCCTCTCTCCCCTCAGCTCTCCTCTTTCGGCACCCCTCGTCTCGGACCTTCTATCAAGGTCTGGGACCCTTATAATGTCCTCGCTCCACCACCCTCACTTCCTCATTTCCACCGCACCTTCTCCTCTGATTCCGTCGACGACGATAGGACCCTTACCGATCTCTATTTGATTAGTAATGGAGAGTGTCATATGAATTTAAGGCCTGATTTGATTGCCGGACGCTCTCCCGAGGCTGCACTTACCCCTAATGGAAAGCGACAAGCTAGAGCTTTGGCTGTTTTTCTCAAGTCCCAAGGGATTCGTTTCAATTCCGTCTATACATCTCCCCTGGATCGGGCACGAGCTACTGCCCTCTCTGTTTGCCAG GAAATAAACTTTTCAGAGGAACGGATACAATCCTCTGATGCTCTACTGGAAATGAGTCAGGGGCATTGGGAGGGATGCCACCGCTCGGATATTTTTACACCTGAAACAACTAGCCTAATGGAAAAGTTCCAGCCTGATTTTTCAGCACCATCTGGCGAGTCACTGAGGCAGGTGGAATTTCGGATGGTACAATTCCTAAATGGAACTGTTATGGCATTGCCTGAAAAATTCCGATCCGATTTCTCTCCACCTGATCACAGTGAAAACCAGGGCTTCTCAAACCGTAGTTCTCATGCACTTGTCAATTCAGTTCATGACCGAGAGGGGCCTCCCTCTTTCTCGTCCTCCCACTGGGATTTGCACCACAGGAACCGACAGGGACTTTCGAGGAAGAAGTCTGGAAAGAGCAGGCTTCAGATCGTGACAAATACTGGGGATCATGAGGCTGATGATGAAATGTCACCTCGAGAACCCATTAATCCCAACTCCATCCGGGATTTAAATTTGCAAATCACTACTAATGTTTCTCAATGCATTGGTATTTTTACGCATTCAATCCCAATTAAGTGTCTTCTTACTGGCCTCCTTGGCTGCGGTGCAATTATGTCGAGTAAGATATGCATAGATGATTCTTCGGTTACAGTGCTACAACATTCCTGGAGAATGGGATGGCAGATCAAGAGAATGAACGATACTGCACATCTTAGGCTTCTCTAG